One Arachis hypogaea cultivar Tifrunner chromosome 2, arahy.Tifrunner.gnm2.J5K5, whole genome shotgun sequence genomic window, TCAGCTAAGAATGgaataacataattaattataattagttttattaatttataatttaatttgtttgttaaattattgttgaccacGTTCAAAACATGAGGGAAGATATGCTAGTGTTAGGAGAGAATCACGGAACAGATGCTTTGATCATTTATTAATTGgttccatataattaattatgttttattaatgcgtaacacatgaaacatataaatcatataaaaaaCCATCCAATTTACGAGAAAAAGAAACATCCGTGTGTCTATCAGTAGCAACATCCGGTTAAAGTTACTGGTGCCTCTGGTTTACCAGTTGGCTGATTCTTGGCTTATATAGAGTTGgttctctagcattgttgttaaTATTTTGGTTCAtagacaatttatttatttatttattttattattatttatttatttatttatttatttattttttttaaagaactaCATACGTGATCACTGAAAATTGTGTACCTATAAACATTTGTATTACTATGAATATTGTTCCAATAaacttttgattttgaaattcaaatgaaGAATCCCTTTATATCAAACGCTAACAGGAGTAAACCGTGATTaggtttcattttattttaattaggacATGGTTCTAATTCTTTAAACGTTCGTAGAATTATATATTCACATAAACAAACCTCCTTAATTAATATTCATAATCAAGCGCACTCACTTttacttaaaattaaaaactaaacaaataGCTTGTAAATTGTAATATATAATTTTGCCGTCCTAAAAGATTCAGccattttttttataagttatatACCATATCCTTCATTATTGCTAGACAACACATAAATAGACAAGAGATAGGAATAAAATTAGGTACCGTGTGGAAATAATAACAAACATATTTTATTATCTCTTCATACATAATTTATTCCTACCAAATAATTTAACAACGAAGACAAAACAAAAACATGACATCAATATTCCATTAAGACCCAAAGACTACGTTTGATTTTAAGGTCAGGAATAAAGATAAGATattgaaaacagaaaaaataaaaaaataaaaattaatatttttatattttatttgataataaattaaatataaaataaaataaataataaaaattttgatttacttttatttttttcacacaaaatttagaataaaaagatagaataataaaaaatataattgtaaaaatttgataataataataaaagaaaaaataaattgtgttttTATCAAGTATCTTTGAGATAGAAAGGAGACAAAATACGTTAGTTCAGTGTGTCAGGACACAATATCTTACGTACTAAATATGATTTTATGTCTCTATATCTATGTCTTtttggtagcgtttgttttgagatacTGAGAGACTGAGGCTCATTATCATGTTTGCTGGCTTGGTATTAAAATTTCAGGCTCGATCatcaaaatttcaatattttagtACTTCCCAAAAGTAGGAACATAGGGGTACTGAAATTTttagaaacagaaacagaaactttaataacattttatacctaaaatattccatttcaattaattaattttaattttatcctttgtgcaaattaaattagaacttcattcttatttcaatttctgtttcccatttataccaaacacaatactatgtcttattttattcttagtctttcaatctctatctctcaGTCTCAATCTCTCAATTTCTGTCTCTCTTTCAAACACTACCTTGACGTTTTTATAAACAAAAGCAATCCAAAGTgttgaaaaatataaatttatgtaaCTTGTATTAAAAATATGCCAGATTTGTTTTCTTGCTGTCCTTGCACAAATTTTCCAAAAGTTGAATTATTCCAAGAAACAAACATCATATAAATATGCCCTAATAATATTCACTTGGATGAAATCAATTACAATAATACAACATACACAAGACAAATAGATAATACTAGAAATAATCAGAAAAATTGTAGCACCAATGAAACTaactaattagtaattaattacttaattaattaattaattaccacCACGATAATGATACTCATTCTCAAGAGATGGTTGAGTTCTAATCATGCTAGCTGATGGCAATTTTGTGTCACCAATCCAGAATGTATCAAAAGCTTCTTCAACTTCTGAAACTTTCtccatttcctttatttttctcCTCTTAATAATCTTTATAGCTACTAAGATCAAAGCCAataaaatcaacacaacaacacCTATTACAAACCCTAACACCCACCACAATTTAGAAGATTCTTTTGCTGATGAAGATGGAATCACAAGTGTGTAATGTCCTTGGCTTTGTGCTTCACAAAAATATGGCTTGGTCATGTTGCTAAATTCAACCGTGCCATTGTCACCAATCTTGGCACAAAGTGGTGTAACGTTTTTCGGGTGTGACGAAACGTTTCGAAACCGGATAGTAATTTTGCCTCCTTGAGTGTCAATTTTGATCTTTTGACAATCTAACAATTCTTTTTCTGAAGAACTATAAGCAATGAAACCAAGAATTGGAGCAATCATTGTGTAATTTGATACATTGAAATAAAGATTTGACCATTTGCCTAAGTTTTCATATAGTATTGCAATTCTCTTCATGCTAGGTTGTGCCACCACCTTAGGTGGAAGACTAAGGAAGCTATGATTCAATCCTCGATTCCAGAACGAAACGGCGCGCAATCTCACGGCGGAGATCTTCATTCCTGTCAAGTTGGAAGGGATCGAAATTTCGTAGACGATGGCTGTTTTTATAGACTTCCCTTTCGTATGGTTCACGGCTTGCTTGCAGAGCAAGTCATCTAACGATTCGAGGCTATCAGTAATATTTGAGCCTCTAACAAAAGATGATGATGAGAACAAGAAAGAAACATTGATAATCAACCATGTAACTTGCCACCATTTATGGAGGAACCCCAtgaaaaaagaacaaaagaaaaaatgttaTCCTAGAAGAACTCTTGTTCTGCCTCTAACAATGTTGAGTCCTTGAACaatagcttcttctttcatggaaaatGAAAACCATGGATGAACACAACCCATTGAAGCTTCTTCTATGATGATGCACTATTTTCAATACTCATTAGTGTGATAGAAGGAAAATTTCACACCAAAAACTCTAGGAAAAACtccttcacaaaaaaaaaaaaaaaaaaaattctactcAAGAGAAGAAGGTAGAAGAAATCTCTTTGAAATACTTACCTTTATTTCTATTCTTCAATCTTCCTAATGAGTTTCTTCTTATAAGAGAAACCCACAATAAGATATTCCTAGTATATGATTGATACAATGAAAAAGTTACAAACTTTAATCATGGGTTTGGTTGGGAAGGTAAGCTTATACCACCTTATACCAAATGATTGATAAGGTTTTCCAAAAAAGCAAAAAGGAATGATGGTTGTGATGTTAAAACTAAAAAGCTTCTTCTTTCTGCTGAACTCTTCAAACTCTTTTGTTCCTATAAATCAGAGGCATATGTGGAAGAATATAAGAAATGAGGAGATGAAAACATGAGCTTTAAGATTGTGATGTGGATAATTGGAACTTTTCAAATAAAGTGTTTGATCATGCTGCATTAAAATTTGTCATTGTCTTCTTGTCATTATTATCTGTTGGATTCTTAAACATATAAGGGTGTTAATTAGGATTAGGatacataaaatatattaattagtatttaaattttgttttttttttctttgatttgatTCTATGTTACATGTTGGTCAAaggagaaaaaggagagagaatgagttggagattgacCTATATATGCCAACTAAGAACTTAGTTTCTAGTTATAGTTATAGTGCCATATGAGAGGGCGAAAGCTATGCACTTCCAAGTATGAATACCTTTTTGAGGCAAATAAATCGGtagcaatttttttcaaaataaaaaataaataattttttgtctAAGGTATTATATTAGAAGCCAAATTGTCCCATTTAGTTATTGGATGTTTATGGTGAATACTTTATTCTTGTCTTTAAAAATTTGCTTACACGGTTTTGGATGGGAGTGGTGGTTAAGTTAAGCCATTATTCCAATCCAAATGGTAAATACAAAATTCAGCTACTTTCATCATTGACCTATCTCACATAACACACAATtgtacaaagaaaaagaaaaaactactaattatgttttatattttacaaaattaagtCTAAAGTATTGTactatttgttaattaaataaaattaagtcTAACTATTTTGTTTATTCTATAAAtctgtttaaatattttttttatttgatttatagaAAGGTGAGTGGAAAAACCTAATCCTTAAAAATTAGAATGATATATTGTATGATTCCTCTCCATGAGAGCTTCTTGGGATTTTTAACAACTAGAGATAAGGAGTGTGATGATATTATCATGATCATAAAATTAAGAGCAACTTCATCTTAAATTTCAATTTATGGTGACTGGTGAGaagattaattaaattaaatacttaCAAAAATTATTTGAGGCTTATGTTTGTAACCAACATGCAACTTATCACCATATCTATCTTATATTATCATGAATGCCTGCTATATCATTCTCCACTTACCTAAGATAGTATCATAAAATTAGTCACATGCATCATTGTTAACAGAAATGTTTGGGTTTCAAACTTGTAAGAACTACAAAGTATGTCCATTTGCAAATTAAGCTatctagaaaatacaaaaaatcaagtGATCTATGTAGCCGATTCCATCTAAAAAGACAAAACTCGTATTGAGAGTGTGTTTGTAACTTGTGAGTTAAGGTTTTCAAGGGGAAGGGAATGGTTTGAAGTGTAATTATGAATTCATTTAACTACCCTTCTCTTCCCTCCCTCTCTCCCTTTCCTTCAAGAACCCAATCTTGCCAAAAATTCATAGGAAGAAGAGATCAAAGGTATTCAGAGTAATGAATACACATAAAATTTGCTACATGATTTAAAGAAGAAAATGGGGTTGATACAAGGATAGTAGACATTGATATGATGAATCTATTCTATACCAAAGGGATATTAAGGATACACATGCCTCTTTTTTCAGAGATTTTTTCAAACAAGGATACTTATGCCTCTTATACAGAAGACACAACTAAATGGAAACAAATGGTGTTCAGCAAGATCAACTTGACTTAATTTATATCTCCAATACCATTCTATTCAGTTCCAGTGATTTTCTTCTTGAGTCCATCAATATCCTCAGCTAGCTCCTTTCTGCTAGACTGTATCAAAGTAAAACACTTCGTTACTTAAATGTTCAATCTCAGAATGGTTTGACATGTGTGACCGATTAACCGAGTCTTATTTACGCAGAACAAAATGTGTTTACATTCTAAACTACCCTCTATTCCGTTTCAAAAATGGTATGTGCATACAAAAATCAACCACTCTGTATTTGTGCataaatacataattacataTGTTGTGTAACTCATTTTCAGTGTGTATTTTGTATCTCAACATGTATTCTATACGGGTGACTAATATTTTGTGTACACATAGCATGGTTGATTCCATTTTACCTATCATTGTCACTTTTTAATATGATCTAAGGATGTACTAGAAAAGCAAGTTTGTTGAGACAAATACAACGATACTAAGACTCGACAAAATTCTATGTTTCGATATTTTAGGTGGTTAGAAATTGGCAAATTTTGTCCATCCTTGTAGAGACATTTAGCATGTTACTATATCTGTCTCATTCTCCAGACAGTTTGTATCTCCCAATATCTTCGTATTTTTGTCTTGAGACAGTTAgctatcagtgatggagggagtaGCAAAGTATCATGATGCATTTTACCTACCTTGAACAGAAGGTATCGGTAGACGAACCATCCAGTGTACCCTAGCCCTACCAACTCCATAATCTTTGGAAGCTGAAACATTGTGAAGATTACTTTAGGTTGTTTCACCGAGCTTTCTAGAGGATAAAGGGATTACAAAATATGAAAAGAAGTGAATTAAATTCATGAAACTGTTATGACTTACCAAGGGAACTGAGTTTATTGCACCAACAAGAATTGAAGATAGCCAAACAGCAACTATGGCGCCGCCACCATAAAGAAGTACTGTGGACTTGTTTTCAACAGCATCCCACTGATAATGAGTAATGTAGGGACATTAAATCCTCTTGGTTAAAAGAAAGCTTGGCAAATTCAAATATTGGAATTGCATGGCTGTCAATTTGCCAAATGAAAGTtctatagataaaattaaatcgTTGAAAATTTTCAATCAGTAAGCTTGCTTGCCTTTTCCTTCAAATCTGTGAACAACTCGTTCGCGTCTACTGAACCGGATTCCTCCGACGAAGCTCTTGTTTGAAGCAGACAAGGTTTTTGGGACCCTAAAGAGGGAGGcaataagaaaataattttagcACTGTTAAAAGACAAACAAAAGGCACCGTGATTAAACTTAATAACTAGAATAACTAAAATGGAACAAATCATAGGAATACTAGCACAGTCGGTTTTCCACTCGGAATCACAAAACCATGGTTTGGAGTTTCAATATTCCCAAACTGGAAAATAAAAACACTATGAGACGCGCAAAGGTAGGAAGGAGGCACTTGTGGTAAACTAAAACTACAATTATGAACTAAAAGTTAGGCAAAACAAGTGTATAAACCTCTAAGACAATTATGAACTAAAAGTTCATTGCAAAATCCTAATCACACCAGCTCCTAATCATGTTTACCAGCCTCAATTTCAAAATGCAAAATCCTTTCAATTTCAGTTACTTTGCATTAGCATCTCCTCTGAAATAGTCAGCAGAATCAATCATATTATGGAATAAGGGCACATCACTATCTGATCTGCCACTTAAAAATCTCTCATTCACAAGAATCTAGTACTAACCACTAAGAATTTACTCAGTAGTaaagaaatatatacaaatattaaagggtaaactatactaaccTCGTGTTATATTCACATGACACTCCTCCATTTATAAAAGTACATACTAATCTCCTTGAAATTTAAGTTATATGACACTCCTCACTCTTTCTTGCATTGTTATTTGAAATATGCAGCAACATCCTAATGCTAAGGGATTTGAGCTCAATAATACTGTTATATAAAAATCAACCATAAATCCATAATTCATGTGGTTTTGAAGTTAACAATTCTTAAAAAGGAAATAGCAACAATGATTATAAAGCCATGAAGGGCACTTCATAggattcaatttcaaattttcagcCCAAACCAAATCTAATTGAAAGCTCACACCCCAGTATCTTTGACTAACAAAGTTTGAAACTTTATTTGCAATATCTAAGAATTCaacccaaaagaaaagaaaaacataaactTTAAGGAATGGGTACCTGAAAAGTGTTTGAGGGAAGTTGAGAAGAAAGGGGTGGTGGTGAAGGAGGTGGTGGAGAGGCGTGGAGGAAGATAAGGCAAAGCAGAGCAGCGTGCAACGTTGGTGGTGGTCGGAATCCTAGGATGGAGGAGCACGGTGGTGGCAGCCGCCGCCATTATTAAAAGTTATTGTTGTGTTGTAGCTTGAGAAATGAGAAGAGTTTGTGAGTGATGATCCTGTTCCTATCTATCCTCAAAACAATCAAAATTTAGAACTTTGGTTGGTGCGACTTTGTTTGTTTACTTGCCAAAGTGATTGAAGGTTATTGGATATCCAATCCAATATGAGTCAACAAGGTGACACGTGGATCACCCTTGCTTTCTCATTGGTTGCTTCCCTATCTTCAAAATCCACATCTCAAATAGTGGAGAGAGTACGTGACTGAATTTGACAAAATTTAGTAACCATTTTAATGACTTATACAGTTATATGTTCATAAGAGTTTGAtgagttttaagttttaactaaCTTGATTAAATTCATTTGTGTATCTAATTAAATGCGGAGAGTTTAAACTCAATTTATAAATACAACAATAGAAATTAATTTGTGTTAATAATAAATTCACTCATTTTCTTAAACAAGTGTATACatataataaattcttaaataaaattcaaatttcttgtccacacaacaaccacaacaacaacataGGCATTACATACTCGCCCACACGTGTGTATTGCTgcattaaagttttttttttttagtgtttgTGTGTGCCGTTGGAgtagaacaaaaagaaagaaaggttaTGGGTTTGGCCCATCGCGAttgtttgttttttgtttgtttttccttAGGCCCTACAGAGGAAGTATGGGAATGATTTCCATAAATATCTTGAACATCTTCCTTGCACACCAGACGACACCCAGCCTGCACTATTCTCAATGAACAGATAGACCAACTCATCAAACCAAATCCATAACCTGTATGCATTCTTTCAAGGTATTCTCCAATGGACAGAAAGAGAATGAAAAGGTGAGGTTGTTTTGGCTCCATATCAGGAAGATGCCTGGTGATCACGGGAGACTCAGCCCTCCAATCATCTTTGTACGGTACCATTATTTTGTTGGCCTGAATATCTGGTACGAGTATGCAGGACTCTAATGATGTTTGTGTTGCCGTGAAACAACCGATCTCTGCATGGTAACCCTTCAGAGGCCGATCCGCTACCAGCAAGAAACAGAGAGCAAATCCCAGCCATTCAGTTGGAGGAGAAGGATGAGGAAATGGTATTTCTGCAAAGGAAGAGGACTTTAGAGGTGCAAACCATGATGGAATTTCATTGCCTGTGATAAGCATGTCGAATGGTGTTCTCGGAAAGCAAATCCCCTGAAATTGGCATAGAATTGCAATAATGAATAATTGACAGGAATGGATAATTATGTCAAGAAATA contains:
- the LOC112733412 gene encoding protein CURVATURE THYLAKOID 1A, chloroplastic; this encodes MAAAATTVLLHPRIPTTTNVARCSALPYLPPRLSTTSFTTTPFFSTSLKHFSGSQKPCLLQTRASSEESGSVDANELFTDLKEKWDAVENKSTVLLYGGGAIVAVWLSSILVGAINSVPLLPKIMELVGLGYTGWFVYRYLLFKSSRKELAEDIDGLKKKITGTE
- the LOC112733392 gene encoding uncharacterized protein, translating into MGFLHKWWQVTWLIINVSFLFSSSSFVRGSNITDSLESLDDLLCKQAVNHTKGKSIKTAIVYEISIPSNLTGMKISAVRLRAVSFWNRGLNHSFLSLPPKVVAQPSMKRIAILYENLGKWSNLYFNVSNYTMIAPILGFIAYSSSEKELLDCQKIKIDTQGGKITIRFRNVSSHPKNVTPLCAKIGDNGTVEFSNMTKPYFCEAQSQGHYTLVIPSSSAKESSKLWWVLGFVIGVVVLILLALILVAIKIIKRRKIKEMEKVSEVEEAFDTFWIGDTKLPSASMIRTQPSLENEYHYRGGN